A single genomic interval of Spirosoma linguale DSM 74 harbors:
- a CDS encoding inositol monophosphatase (PFAM: inositol monophosphatase~KEGG: dar:Daro_1681 inositol monophosphatase), producing MTIDLAAVTREICTIAMDAGAFLLQERSRFQRDAIEYKGLNNLVSYVDKETEKQLVEKLSKLLPEAGFITEEGTTGQEADQSALNWIIDPLDGTANFIHDLPVFSVSIGLAQGSTPIAGVIYDPNRNECFSAWQGGGAFCNGSPITVSPATQLGESLIATGFPYYTFAQMQPYLQILESLMQQTHGLRRMGSAAIDLAYVACGRFDAFYEYNLNSWDMAAGVLLVREAGGLVTDFEGGDAFLFRGDVVAGSGVHTELLKVIQSFWS from the coding sequence ATGACCATTGATTTAGCTGCGGTTACCCGCGAGATTTGCACCATCGCTATGGATGCCGGTGCTTTTTTGCTCCAGGAGCGAAGCCGGTTTCAGCGCGACGCTATCGAATACAAAGGCCTGAATAACCTCGTTTCGTACGTTGATAAAGAAACCGAAAAGCAACTGGTCGAGAAACTGAGTAAGCTACTGCCCGAAGCCGGATTTATTACGGAAGAAGGCACCACCGGTCAGGAAGCTGACCAATCGGCCCTGAACTGGATCATCGACCCGCTCGACGGAACTGCCAATTTCATTCATGATCTGCCGGTTTTTTCGGTAAGCATCGGGCTGGCGCAGGGAAGTACACCCATTGCCGGGGTTATTTATGATCCCAACCGTAACGAGTGTTTTTCGGCCTGGCAGGGTGGGGGAGCCTTTTGCAACGGAAGCCCGATCACTGTATCGCCCGCTACCCAACTGGGCGAAAGCCTGATTGCTACCGGCTTCCCGTATTACACCTTCGCTCAGATGCAGCCTTATCTACAGATTCTGGAGTCGCTGATGCAGCAAACCCACGGCCTGCGCCGGATGGGCTCGGCCGCTATCGACCTTGCTTATGTAGCCTGTGGCCGTTTCGACGCCTTCTACGAATACAACCTAAACTCGTGGGACATGGCCGCCGGGGTACTGCTCGTTCGCGAAGCAGGCGGACTGGTGACTGATTTCGAAGGGGGCGACGCCTTCCTTTTTCGGGGCGATGTGGTAGCCGGAAGTGGCGTTCACACGGAGTTGCTCAAGGTGATTCAGAGCTTTTGGTCCTAA
- a CDS encoding phosphoribosylformylglycinamidine synthase II (KEGG: ank:AnaeK_4346 phosphoribosylformylglycinamidine synthase II~TIGRFAM: phosphoribosylformylglycinamidine synthase II~PFAM: AIR synthase related protein domain protein; AIR synthase related protein), whose protein sequence is MDATESLPSLETARKLGLLPEEFDRIAEILGRRPNFTELSIFSVMWSEHCSYKNSIVWLKTLPRDSDRMLAKAGEENAGLVDIGDGLACSFKIESHNHPSALEPYQGAATGVGGINRDIFTMGARPIAQLNSLRFGDLTLPKTRRLLRGVVKGIGDYGNAFGIPTVGGELYFDECYNTNPLVNAFSAGIVEVGKSAKATSYGVGNPVFIVGSATGKDGIHGATFASEDISAASTDKLPAVQVGDPFMEKLLLEASLEIIETGYVIGIQDMGAAGIICSTSEMSAKGEHGMIIDLDKVPTRQPNMAPFEILLSESQERMLVVIEKGKEHIIQGIFDKWDLNCAQIGEVTAKGENDLGRLHFYRHGELVADVPAYDLVLGGGAPVYHREYKEPAYIKEFAKFDIADVDDIEREDIKDIAEHLLSHPNICSRKWVYEQYDSMVGTGNRSTNAPSDAAVVRVKGPGIPATDKSIVITVDCNSRYVNANPREGAKIAVAEACRNIICSGGEPLAVTNNLNFGNPYVPEVYWHFVEAVQGMGEACRRFSTPVTGGNVSFYNQSSDDGPVFPTPTIGMLGLMENPAHQLTLDFKNEGDLIYLIGQSTNDIASSEYLYSYLGIKASPAPYFEFDDEWHVQEGIKTMNRNGWILSAHDVSDGGLFVTLAESAMAGNKGFEIVSDDRHRLDSFLFGESQSRVVVTVSPEHQKTVEGYLHDTIMPFMLLGTVTSTSPAFVVDNTPVMTLAEAKDLYDNALGKIMA, encoded by the coding sequence ATGGACGCAACCGAATCGCTACCCTCGCTTGAAACTGCCCGCAAACTGGGCCTGCTGCCCGAAGAATTTGACCGCATTGCCGAAATTTTAGGGCGTCGGCCAAATTTTACTGAACTGAGTATCTTCTCGGTGATGTGGTCGGAACACTGTTCCTATAAAAACTCCATTGTCTGGCTTAAAACGCTCCCCCGCGACTCGGACCGGATGCTGGCCAAAGCCGGAGAAGAAAATGCGGGCCTTGTCGATATTGGCGACGGACTGGCCTGTTCGTTCAAGATTGAGTCGCATAACCACCCGTCGGCGCTGGAACCCTACCAGGGCGCGGCAACGGGCGTTGGCGGAATCAACCGCGATATTTTTACGATGGGCGCGCGGCCCATTGCCCAGTTGAACTCACTCCGGTTTGGCGACCTGACATTGCCCAAAACCCGGCGGCTGTTGCGCGGTGTTGTCAAAGGCATCGGCGATTATGGTAATGCTTTCGGTATTCCAACCGTTGGTGGCGAATTGTACTTCGATGAGTGCTACAATACCAATCCGCTGGTTAACGCGTTTTCGGCGGGTATCGTTGAGGTAGGTAAATCGGCGAAAGCAACCAGTTATGGTGTGGGCAATCCCGTATTTATCGTTGGCTCGGCAACGGGTAAAGACGGAATACACGGGGCTACGTTTGCATCGGAAGATATTTCGGCCGCATCGACCGATAAACTTCCGGCCGTACAGGTTGGCGATCCGTTCATGGAGAAACTTCTGCTCGAAGCCAGCCTTGAAATTATTGAAACGGGCTACGTAATCGGTATTCAGGATATGGGTGCCGCCGGGATCATCTGCTCGACTTCCGAGATGAGCGCGAAGGGTGAACACGGTATGATTATCGACCTCGATAAAGTGCCCACCCGTCAGCCCAACATGGCCCCGTTCGAGATTCTGCTGTCGGAGTCGCAGGAACGGATGCTGGTGGTCATTGAAAAAGGCAAAGAGCATATTATCCAGGGTATTTTCGACAAGTGGGACCTCAACTGCGCCCAGATTGGCGAAGTGACCGCTAAAGGAGAAAACGACCTCGGTCGGCTGCATTTCTACCGGCATGGCGAACTCGTCGCCGACGTGCCCGCCTACGACCTTGTGCTTGGGGGCGGTGCACCCGTATACCACCGGGAATATAAAGAACCTGCTTATATTAAGGAGTTCGCCAAGTTCGACATCGCTGATGTAGACGACATTGAGCGGGAGGATATTAAGGACATTGCCGAGCACCTGCTGTCGCACCCGAACATCTGCTCGCGCAAGTGGGTGTATGAACAATACGATTCTATGGTGGGTACGGGCAACCGCAGCACCAACGCGCCGTCTGATGCGGCTGTGGTGCGCGTGAAAGGTCCCGGCATTCCGGCAACGGACAAATCCATCGTGATTACAGTCGACTGCAACAGCCGCTATGTGAACGCCAACCCGCGTGAGGGAGCAAAGATTGCCGTTGCTGAAGCCTGCCGCAACATTATTTGCAGTGGGGGCGAGCCGCTGGCCGTAACGAACAACCTGAACTTCGGGAACCCGTATGTGCCGGAAGTCTACTGGCATTTTGTAGAGGCCGTTCAGGGTATGGGCGAAGCCTGCCGCCGGTTCAGCACCCCCGTAACGGGCGGTAACGTGAGTTTCTACAACCAAAGCTCCGACGATGGCCCGGTATTCCCGACGCCAACCATTGGTATGCTCGGTTTGATGGAAAATCCGGCTCACCAACTGACTTTGGACTTTAAAAATGAGGGCGATTTGATCTACCTCATCGGGCAGTCGACCAACGATATTGCCTCTTCGGAATACTTGTATTCATACCTGGGCATCAAAGCCTCGCCCGCACCTTATTTCGAGTTCGACGATGAATGGCACGTTCAGGAAGGTATCAAAACTATGAACCGGAACGGCTGGATTCTTTCGGCGCACGATGTATCGGACGGTGGTTTGTTCGTTACTTTGGCTGAGTCGGCGATGGCGGGTAATAAAGGTTTCGAGATCGTGTCGGACGACCGGCACCGGCTCGACTCGTTCCTGTTCGGTGAAAGCCAGAGCCGCGTTGTGGTAACGGTCTCGCCCGAACATCAAAAGACTGTTGAGGGGTATTTACACGATACCATCATGCCGTTTATGTTGTTAGGAACGGTAACGAGCACATCCCCTGCGTTTGTTGTCGATAATACGCCGGTGATGACACTGGCCGAAGCAAAGGATCTGTACGATAATGCATTAGGCAAGATAATGGCTTAA
- a CDS encoding Integrase catalytic region (PFAM: Integrase catalytic region~KEGG: yps:pYV0019 putative transposase): protein MENYRVSARRACAVIQFRRSSLQFKSRRRDDSVIRKRIKEIAQVRVRYGYQRIYVLLRREGWRDNHKRVYRVYCEEGLHLRSKRPRRNRAAAHRLERPQLSSIHQCWSMDFVADQLFDGRKIRALTIVDNYSRQCVAIHVGQSLKGDDVVAVMNQLKEIHLAMPERIQVDNGSEFISKALDLWAYDNGVTLDFSRPGKPTDNPFIESFNGSFRDECLNAHWFLSLEDAREKIEAWRQEYNSFRPHSSLGGRTPDEAGMGIERRTNERPVLNL from the coding sequence ATGGAAAACTATCGCGTTTCAGCACGTCGTGCATGCGCTGTGATTCAGTTCCGTCGATCCTCCTTGCAGTTTAAATCTCGTCGTCGAGATGACTCCGTGATCCGGAAACGAATCAAAGAAATTGCCCAGGTAAGGGTTCGGTACGGTTATCAGCGGATTTATGTGCTGCTGCGCCGGGAGGGTTGGCGTGACAACCACAAAAGGGTGTATAGGGTGTATTGTGAAGAAGGATTGCATCTCAGAAGCAAGCGCCCCCGTCGTAATCGAGCCGCTGCCCACCGGTTAGAGCGCCCCCAACTCTCCAGTATTCATCAGTGCTGGAGCATGGATTTTGTGGCTGACCAGCTTTTTGATGGCCGAAAAATCCGGGCGTTAACTATAGTTGATAATTATAGTCGCCAATGCGTGGCCATTCATGTCGGCCAATCGTTGAAAGGGGATGATGTAGTAGCAGTGATGAATCAACTAAAAGAGATACATTTGGCTATGCCCGAGCGGATTCAAGTAGATAATGGCAGTGAATTTATATCGAAAGCTCTCGATTTGTGGGCTTATGACAACGGGGTAACATTAGACTTTTCCAGACCTGGCAAGCCAACTGATAACCCGTTTATTGAGTCGTTCAATGGCAGTTTTCGGGACGAGTGCTTGAACGCTCACTGGTTCTTGTCGTTGGAAGATGCTCGTGAAAAAATCGAGGCTTGGCGTCAAGAATATAATTCCTTTCGACCCCATAGTTCGCTCGGCGGACGAACACCAGATGAGGCCGGAATGGGTATTGAAAGAAGAACAAATGAACGTCCGGTCCTCAATCTTTGA
- a CDS encoding transposase IS3/IS911 family protein (PFAM: transposase IS3/IS911 family protein~KEGG: glo:Glov_1433 transposase IS3/IS911 family protein) produces the protein MKKTKFTEAQIVFALKQSETGVAVAEVCRKMGISEATFYNWKKKYGGLGVAELHRLRQLEEENRQLKQLVADLSLDKQMLQDVLKKKL, from the coding sequence ATGAAGAAAACGAAGTTCACCGAAGCACAAATCGTTTTTGCTCTCAAACAATCTGAGACTGGAGTGGCTGTAGCTGAAGTATGCCGCAAAATGGGTATTAGTGAGGCTACCTTTTACAATTGGAAGAAGAAGTATGGCGGATTAGGTGTTGCCGAATTGCACCGATTACGCCAGTTGGAAGAGGAAAACCGTCAGCTGAAACAGCTAGTGGCCGACCTAAGCTTGGACAAACAAATGCTTCAGGATGTGCTCAAAAAAAAGCTTTAA
- a CDS encoding hypothetical protein (KEGG: bid:Bind_2064 hypothetical protein): MIRITKFNDSVYLTEITEGTIDFVQDYLKILVSDNDLFKGVGNSTGLIRIPSTRLVERDYNTLDIAIANSEGIEDVKFDYLRQNLLDSLFKNSIQFLIAHEYFHVYNGHVDYIYYLRNIKEYNEGIGDSKLSPLDNQTLEMDADSSATCFLYDLLCNNFNSKYNEVKLIGKIPLSTPPLEGTEKQKIIYYVLFVAYFILKFTSLKRISTIDDLKRSSHPSQGMRMQFIAGALHAKVALEDKNLEEFVIMCSLRVMKDDVPPEKRSSVK; this comes from the coding sequence TTGATTAGGATAACTAAATTTAATGATAGTGTATACCTTACTGAAATAACTGAAGGCACAATTGACTTCGTTCAAGATTATTTGAAGATACTTGTATCAGACAATGATTTATTTAAAGGAGTTGGAAATAGTACTGGTTTGATTAGGATTCCATCTACAAGATTGGTAGAAAGAGATTATAACACTCTAGATATTGCAATAGCTAATTCAGAAGGAATAGAAGATGTTAAATTTGACTATTTACGACAAAATCTACTTGATAGTTTGTTTAAAAATTCAATTCAATTTTTAATTGCGCATGAGTATTTTCATGTATATAACGGACATGTAGATTATATATATTATTTGAGAAATATTAAGGAATACAATGAAGGGATAGGAGATAGTAAGTTATCTCCCTTAGATAATCAAACTCTTGAGATGGATGCTGATTCCTCAGCAACATGCTTTTTGTACGATTTACTTTGTAACAATTTTAACAGTAAATACAACGAAGTTAAACTGATTGGTAAAATTCCGTTATCTACTCCTCCTTTAGAGGGAACAGAGAAACAGAAAATTATTTACTATGTCCTATTCGTTGCCTATTTTATTTTAAAGTTTACTTCCTTAAAGAGAATTAGCACAATTGATGACCTAAAACGTAGTTCACATCCATCTCAAGGAATGAGAATGCAATTTATAGCAGGAGCACTACATGCGAAAGTGGCCTTAGAAGACAAAAACTTAGAAGAGTTTGTTATAATGTGTTCATTAAGAGTAATGAAAGATGACGTCCCCCCAGAAAAGCGTTCCAGTGTAAAGTAG
- a CDS encoding transposase IS3/IS911 family protein (PFAM: transposase IS3/IS911 family protein~KEGG: mno:Mnod_6452 transposase IS3/IS911 family protein) encodes MSKSTKPTPSKRSAANSSTSAERKPALSIIKDIQRQTRRQYTAEEKIRIVLEGLQGEQSVAEICRREGLNTNIYYRWSKEFLEAGKKRLAGDTTREATAPEVQSIKSENEALKQLVAELSLENRVLKKSLKADD; translated from the coding sequence ATGTCCAAATCGACTAAACCAACTCCATCAAAACGTTCCGCAGCTAACTCATCGACTTCGGCGGAACGAAAACCGGCCTTATCCATCATCAAAGACATTCAGCGACAAACCCGACGCCAATACACGGCGGAAGAAAAGATTCGCATTGTGCTGGAAGGCCTACAAGGCGAACAGTCAGTAGCCGAGATCTGTCGGCGAGAAGGACTCAACACCAACATTTATTACCGCTGGAGTAAAGAGTTCCTAGAAGCGGGTAAAAAGCGATTAGCCGGTGACACAACCCGGGAAGCCACTGCTCCTGAAGTGCAGTCCATCAAGTCCGAAAATGAGGCCCTCAAACAGCTGGTAGCCGAACTAAGCTTGGAGAATCGGGTATTAAAAAAAAGCCTTAAGGCCGACGACTAA
- a CDS encoding Integrase catalytic region (PFAM: Integrase catalytic region~KEGG: mch:Mchl_5505 integrase catalytic region) — protein MTQSEKMEIISLVEQSPLSVKATLRELGINRATFYSWYKRYLSDGFDGLADQPCRRTSIWNQLPIAEKNRIVELALDRPDLSSRELACYIVDNEQWFVSESTVYRVLKSRGLITTPAYRLMEAADHFYNPTTAPNQLWQTDFTYFKIKHWGWYYLSTVLDDYSRYILAWELCPGMQATDVERTVQAALKASSLKSGQRPRMLSDNGSAYVSRYLKDYLKGESIDHIRSAPFHPMTQGKIERYHRSMKNVLLLEHYYSPDELRTRLTEWVDYYNHQRYHESLDNVRPADAYWGRQEQILAHRQKTKQLSLSQRRKNHIFQRAQSG, from the coding sequence ATGACTCAGTCCGAGAAAATGGAGATTATAAGCTTAGTCGAACAGTCACCCCTGAGCGTAAAGGCCACGTTACGGGAACTGGGGATCAACCGAGCTACTTTTTACAGTTGGTATAAGCGTTATTTAAGCGATGGCTTTGATGGCTTGGCCGATCAGCCTTGCCGTCGGACAAGCATCTGGAATCAACTACCAATAGCTGAAAAAAATCGAATTGTTGAGCTAGCTTTAGATCGCCCTGACCTTTCCAGTCGCGAACTGGCTTGCTATATTGTTGATAACGAGCAATGGTTTGTGTCGGAATCGACGGTTTACCGGGTTCTCAAAAGTCGGGGACTAATCACTACCCCTGCCTATCGGTTGATGGAAGCGGCTGACCACTTCTATAATCCTACCACGGCACCCAATCAACTTTGGCAGACCGACTTTACGTACTTTAAGATCAAGCATTGGGGATGGTATTATCTGTCGACAGTGCTGGATGACTACTCTCGCTATATTTTAGCCTGGGAACTCTGTCCAGGCATGCAGGCGACCGATGTGGAGCGAACCGTCCAAGCTGCTCTGAAAGCGAGTAGCCTGAAAAGTGGTCAGCGGCCACGTATGCTGTCCGACAATGGGTCGGCTTATGTGTCTCGGTATCTAAAGGATTATCTGAAAGGAGAAAGCATCGATCATATTCGTAGCGCTCCCTTTCATCCTATGACCCAAGGAAAGATTGAGCGGTATCATCGATCCATGAAAAACGTCCTGTTATTGGAACACTACTATAGTCCGGATGAACTAAGAACCCGTCTAACGGAGTGGGTAGACTACTATAATCATCAACGGTACCATGAATCATTGGACAACGTACGGCCGGCGGATGCTTACTGGGGTCGCCAAGAGCAGATCTTGGCCCATCGGCAAAAAACGAAGCAGCTAAGTTTGTCCCAACGCCGGAAAAATCATATTTTTCAGCGAGCCCAAAGTGGCTAA
- a CDS encoding conserved hypothetical protein (KEGG: hsm:HSM_1351 hypothetical protein) — translation MVALDFDGTCVTHEFPKMGKDCPHAVEVLKKIVAHGAGLVLFTMRSGDYLDDAVRWFAEREIPLYGIQMNPTQHIWTDSNKCYAHLYIDDAALGCPLIYDSQFAKRPFVDWVAVDRLLMKHDWYMEPIEK, via the coding sequence GTGGTGGCACTCGACTTTGACGGTACGTGCGTTACCCATGAGTTCCCAAAGATGGGTAAGGATTGTCCACATGCGGTGGAGGTCTTGAAGAAGATCGTAGCCCATGGAGCCGGTCTGGTACTCTTTACGATGCGCTCCGGCGATTATCTGGACGATGCCGTGCGCTGGTTTGCTGAACGGGAAATCCCCTTGTACGGTATACAGATGAATCCGACACAGCATATCTGGACTGACAGCAACAAATGTTATGCGCACCTCTACATTGACGATGCCGCACTGGGCTGCCCGCTGATTTATGACAGTCAGTTTGCTAAACGCCCGTTTGTCGACTGGGTAGCGGTGGACCGGTTGCTCATGAAGCATGACTGGTATATGGAGCCAATTGAAAAGTAA
- a CDS encoding major facilitator superfamily MFS_1 (PFAM: major facilitator superfamily MFS_1~KEGG: pau:PA14_35330 putative 2-ketogluconate transporter) yields MYMTVIAKSRWYRLLPIAFITYSLAYLDRANFGFGAASGMAADLHITPAMSSLLGSLFFLGYFFFQVPGAVYAEKKSAKSLIFWSLILWGGLAMATGIISNVNLLIIIRFMLGVVESAVMPSMLLFLSRWFTKAERSQANTFLILGNPATILWMSVLSGYLVQAVGWRWMFILEGLPAIIWAFFWWRLVDNTPEDATWLTVDEKKALVDQLQREQQGIKPVKNYAQAFKSRIVILLSLQYALWSIGVYGFVMWLPSILNAAPNMTIVKTGWLSSIPYVLAIIGMLGASYFSDKTLNRKSFVWPFLLLGAIAFYGSYLAGADHFWISFVLLIIAGGAMYAPYGPFFAIIPELLPRNVAGGAMALINSFGALGSFIGAYIVGYLNGSTGGFGTSYLFMAGSLLLSAIITLIALDKPATTQENSPVTVS; encoded by the coding sequence ATGTACATGACAGTTATCGCAAAATCTCGCTGGTACAGGCTTCTCCCCATTGCTTTTATCACCTACAGCCTGGCTTATCTGGACCGGGCAAATTTCGGATTCGGCGCAGCCAGCGGCATGGCTGCAGATTTACACATTACCCCGGCTATGTCTTCGCTGCTGGGATCACTATTTTTTCTGGGCTACTTTTTCTTTCAGGTACCCGGAGCTGTTTATGCCGAGAAGAAAAGTGCTAAATCCTTAATCTTCTGGTCCCTGATTTTGTGGGGCGGGCTGGCCATGGCAACCGGCATAATCAGCAATGTCAATCTGCTGATTATTATTCGTTTTATGCTGGGCGTAGTTGAAAGTGCGGTTATGCCTTCAATGCTGCTTTTCTTAAGCCGATGGTTTACCAAAGCAGAACGCTCTCAGGCCAACACATTTTTGATTCTGGGTAATCCGGCCACAATTCTCTGGATGTCGGTACTATCTGGCTACCTGGTTCAAGCTGTTGGATGGCGCTGGATGTTTATTCTCGAAGGTCTGCCAGCTATTATCTGGGCCTTTTTCTGGTGGCGACTGGTTGATAATACACCCGAAGATGCCACGTGGCTAACGGTTGATGAAAAGAAAGCGCTTGTCGATCAACTGCAACGGGAGCAGCAGGGCATAAAGCCGGTAAAGAATTATGCACAAGCTTTCAAATCCAGAATTGTCATACTACTTAGTCTGCAATATGCCTTGTGGAGTATTGGCGTTTACGGCTTTGTGATGTGGCTTCCTTCCATTCTTAATGCGGCACCTAACATGACAATCGTTAAAACAGGCTGGCTGTCCTCAATACCTTATGTACTTGCCATAATTGGTATGTTAGGCGCATCCTATTTTTCGGATAAAACACTGAACAGAAAATCGTTTGTGTGGCCGTTTTTACTTTTGGGGGCTATTGCTTTCTATGGCTCTTACCTGGCTGGAGCCGATCATTTCTGGATTTCTTTCGTCCTCCTTATTATTGCCGGGGGAGCTATGTATGCCCCATACGGCCCATTTTTTGCCATCATTCCCGAACTACTACCCAGAAACGTAGCCGGAGGAGCAATGGCCCTGATCAATAGCTTTGGCGCTTTAGGCTCATTTATCGGCGCCTATATAGTAGGCTATCTAAATGGCTCCACCGGTGGTTTTGGTACATCTTATCTATTTATGGCAGGTTCGCTTTTACTATCTGCTATTATAACGCTGATTGCGCTGGATAAACCAGCTACTACACAGGAAAACAGTCCGGTCACGGTCAGCTAA
- a CDS encoding peptidylprolyl isomerase FKBP-type (PFAM: peptidylprolyl isomerase FKBP-type~KEGG: pmu:PM1349 SlyD), translating into MKKTSWILLVIWSLVIGGCQQANQVPCTQTAVITKAPDGEINAVKQFVETSRINAKADSRGFYYTIQSAGTGTKPTVCSNVTVNYTGKLTNGKVFDSAEGIRFDLNQLIVGWQEGIPLVAPGGKITLYLPPSLAYGAQEQNDIPANSILVFEIDLINVN; encoded by the coding sequence ATGAAGAAAACAAGTTGGATACTACTCGTAATCTGGTCGCTAGTGATTGGGGGCTGTCAACAGGCCAATCAGGTACCATGCACGCAAACGGCCGTAATCACGAAAGCGCCTGATGGTGAGATCAACGCGGTAAAGCAGTTCGTTGAAACTAGCCGGATTAATGCTAAAGCGGATAGCCGGGGCTTTTACTATACCATACAGTCTGCCGGAACGGGTACCAAACCAACTGTGTGCTCAAATGTGACGGTTAATTACACGGGTAAACTGACTAATGGAAAGGTGTTCGACAGCGCAGAGGGCATACGGTTCGATCTAAACCAACTTATTGTTGGTTGGCAGGAGGGAATTCCGCTGGTAGCGCCCGGTGGTAAAATTACGCTCTATTTGCCGCCCTCTCTGGCTTATGGCGCGCAGGAGCAGAATGACATTCCGGCAAATTCTATACTCGTTTTCGAGATTGATTTGATTAACGTTAACTAA
- a CDS encoding Coproporphyrinogen oxidase (PFAM: coproporphyrinogen III oxidase~KEGG: afr:AFE_2263 coproporphyrinogen III oxidase), producing MVTQQEAITKEQVSAYFKDLQDRICQSLEQADGGAQFREDAWERPGGGGGRSRIITNGTVIEKGGVGFSAVHGEATEATLRTLNLTEPAEFYATGVSIVLHPHSPLVPIIHMNVRYFEMSTGHNWFGGGIDLTPHYVVEEDAQWFHQSLKTVCDRHSPAYYTKFKPWADDYFYIPHRQETRGVGGIFFDYLKPTDEYSKKDIFDFVQDVGNIFAPIYTHFMHKNRHLPYGDREKSWQLLRRGRYVEFNLVWDRGTKFGLETNGRTESILMSMPPQANWIYDFKVESNSAEAKTQNLLRKGINWL from the coding sequence ATGGTAACACAGCAGGAAGCAATTACAAAAGAACAGGTATCAGCTTATTTCAAGGATCTCCAGGATCGGATTTGCCAATCGCTGGAGCAGGCCGACGGAGGGGCACAATTCCGGGAAGATGCCTGGGAGCGGCCGGGTGGCGGTGGAGGACGTTCGCGAATTATTACCAATGGAACCGTAATAGAGAAAGGAGGAGTCGGTTTCTCTGCCGTACATGGAGAAGCGACAGAGGCAACGTTGCGAACGCTGAACCTTACAGAGCCTGCGGAATTTTATGCAACCGGTGTATCAATCGTTTTGCACCCACACAGTCCACTTGTTCCTATAATACACATGAATGTCCGGTACTTTGAAATGAGTACAGGGCACAACTGGTTTGGTGGCGGTATTGATCTGACACCCCATTATGTAGTGGAAGAGGATGCTCAATGGTTTCATCAGTCGCTTAAAACGGTTTGCGACCGTCATAGTCCAGCCTATTATACAAAGTTTAAACCCTGGGCTGACGATTATTTTTACATTCCGCATCGGCAGGAAACGCGTGGAGTAGGGGGTATTTTCTTTGACTACCTTAAGCCAACCGACGAGTACAGCAAAAAAGATATATTCGATTTTGTACAGGATGTTGGAAATATTTTTGCTCCGATCTACACGCATTTTATGCACAAAAACCGTCACTTGCCGTATGGCGATCGGGAAAAATCCTGGCAGTTGCTGCGTCGTGGCCGGTATGTAGAGTTTAATCTAGTTTGGGACAGAGGTACAAAGTTTGGGCTTGAAACCAATGGTCGTACGGAGTCCATATTGATGAGTATGCCTCCTCAGGCAAACTGGATCTATGATTTCAAGGTTGAGTCCAACAGTGCAGAAGCAAAAACACAGAACCTGCTGCGTAAAGGAATAAACTGGCTTTAA